From the Candidatus Bathyarchaeota archaeon genome, one window contains:
- a CDS encoding GyrI-like domain-containing protein — MTKIDYKKELKPLYGASFKGVAVVDVPAMNFLMVDGFGDPNTSQVYREAVEALFSVSYALKFMVKKGEAAVDYGVLPLEGLWWADDMTSFAAQDKDAWKWTMMIMQPKFVTKQLFEQAALQVQKKKNLPAVDRLHFEAFDEGLSAQILHFGSYVQEAPTIKQLHGFIQENSYVFNGKHHEIYLGDPRKSAPEKLKTILRQPMKKIT; from the coding sequence ATGACTAAAATCGACTACAAAAAAGAGCTAAAACCCCTTTACGGCGCCTCGTTTAAGGGCGTTGCAGTGGTAGATGTTCCTGCCATGAATTTTTTGATGGTGGACGGTTTTGGTGACCCAAACACTTCTCAGGTTTACCGTGAGGCTGTGGAGGCTTTGTTTAGCGTCTCTTACGCCCTCAAATTCATGGTCAAGAAAGGTGAGGCTGCGGTTGATTATGGAGTGTTGCCTTTGGAGGGGCTGTGGTGGGCTGATGACATGACCAGTTTCGCCGCCCAAGACAAAGACGCTTGGAAGTGGACTATGATGATTATGCAGCCCAAATTTGTGACAAAACAGCTTTTCGAACAAGCCGCTTTGCAAGTGCAGAAAAAGAAAAACCTGCCCGCCGTAGACCGTTTGCACTTTGAAGCCTTCGATGAGGGCTTGTCTGCCCAAATCCTACATTTTGGCTCCTACGTCCAAGAAGCCCCCACCATCAAACAGCTCCACGGTTTTATCCAAGAAAACAGCTACGTCTTCAACGGCAAACATCACGAAATCTATTTGGGCGACCCCCGAAAATCTGCTCCTGAAAAACTAAAAACCATCCTGCGCCAGCCTATGAAAAAAATAACGTGA
- the queC gene encoding 7-cyano-7-deazaguanine synthase QueC codes for MMDQKIENKKCVVVLSGGPDSATVAYWAKQQGYSIYAVSFKYGQMADKETNCASQIAQKLAAPIKVIDLSALKTIFTGVTSLCDENIPLTSDFTQPIIVPFRNAIFLSVAVAYAASVGAERIFYGAQGSDEPFYPDCRREFYKAFEKAAQLGTDSQIQIEAPFSGKTKAQLLSIAADLGVPLELTWSCYRSSDVHCGTCESCVNRKNAFAKAQIQDPTTYQK; via the coding sequence ATGATGGATCAAAAAATTGAAAACAAGAAATGTGTAGTTGTTCTAAGTGGTGGACCTGACTCCGCGACGGTTGCGTACTGGGCAAAACAGCAGGGCTATAGCATCTACGCGGTAAGCTTTAAGTACGGACAAATGGCAGACAAAGAAACCAACTGCGCCAGCCAAATCGCACAAAAACTCGCAGCGCCCATAAAAGTCATTGACCTCTCTGCGCTCAAAACCATATTCACAGGAGTCACTTCACTGTGCGACGAAAACATACCCTTGACCTCAGACTTCACGCAGCCCATTATTGTGCCGTTTAGGAACGCCATTTTTCTTTCCGTGGCGGTTGCGTATGCAGCTTCGGTTGGGGCAGAGAGAATCTTTTATGGTGCCCAAGGGTCGGATGAGCCGTTTTATCCTGATTGCCGCAGAGAATTCTACAAGGCGTTTGAGAAAGCCGCGCAGCTTGGAACGGATAGCCAAATACAAATCGAAGCGCCCTTTAGCGGCAAAACCAAAGCCCAGCTCCTATCAATTGCCGCGGACCTTGGCGTGCCCCTAGAGCTTACGTGGTCGTGTTACCGCAGCTCAGACGTGCACTGTGGAACATGCGAATCGTGCGTCAACCGCAAAAACGCGTTTGCCAAAGCACAAATCCAAGACCCCACAACATACCAGAAATAA
- a CDS encoding PKD domain-containing protein, which yields MLLFTALLFGAALNATCVNALANEPPVAVLPSQTYVVNEYEYTTIVFDGSGSYDPEGNDLHYRWDIGNTGVWTPWSTIPSINATWRFISDTAVTVTLKVSDGLLEDTETTIFPIDVQSVPPAVNAGDDEDTHVGVPVNFQGTAYDPSGGPLTILWDFGDGGSANGTKTPTHTYYATGQYTVTLNVTDNDGLSAIDQLNVTVYPTQVVQTCDSAGTPKTSFDLRTLEAVYITGAMLPPNAELPLYIVNHVDTWTNGTPLSAFVWRSGLIVNTSPTGTIPITMIWEPTLQTGDYDIFVDVNNNQVYDEATDIVITLHFDRPAAFLVTPEGPLGALLSLSTCIAAFCLFFAYKKKQLPFSKTKNPA from the coding sequence GTGTTGTTGTTTACTGCTCTTTTGTTTGGTGCAGCATTAAATGCAACATGTGTAAATGCCCTTGCAAATGAACCTCCCGTAGCAGTTCTGCCTAGCCAGACCTACGTGGTTAACGAATACGAATATACAACAATTGTGTTTGACGGTAGCGGGTCGTATGATCCTGAAGGAAATGACCTGCATTATCGTTGGGATATTGGGAACACTGGGGTATGGACGCCTTGGTCAACTATACCTAGCATAAACGCCACTTGGCGCTTTATCTCTGATACAGCAGTTACGGTAACGCTAAAAGTAAGTGATGGGCTATTGGAAGATACTGAAACTACAATTTTTCCGATAGATGTTCAAAGTGTACCGCCAGCTGTCAACGCGGGAGATGATGAAGATACACATGTTGGTGTCCCTGTAAATTTCCAGGGAACCGCCTACGACCCTAGCGGTGGTCCACTAACTATACTCTGGGACTTTGGAGATGGTGGATCAGCTAACGGCACCAAAACCCCCACCCACACATACTACGCCACAGGACAATACACTGTAACTCTCAATGTCACAGATAACGACGGCTTATCAGCCATAGATCAGCTAAACGTAACCGTGTATCCTACGCAAGTAGTGCAGACTTGTGATTCTGCAGGTACTCCCAAAACATCTTTCGATTTAAGAACCTTGGAGGCAGTATACATAACTGGCGCTATGCTTCCACCTAACGCTGAACTGCCCCTCTACATTGTCAACCATGTCGACACATGGACTAACGGGACGCCGTTATCTGCCTTTGTCTGGCGATCTGGACTCATTGTAAACACTAGTCCTACTGGAACAATACCAATAACAATGATTTGGGAGCCAACTCTGCAAACTGGAGACTATGACATATTCGTTGACGTCAACAACAACCAAGTTTACGATGAAGCAACTGACATCGTTATAACCCTGCACTTTGATCGTCCAGCCGCATTCTTGGTTACCCCTGAAGGACCCTTAGGTGCGCTATTATCCCTGTCAACATGCATAGCTGCCTTCTGCTTGTTCTTCGCATACAAAAAGAAACAATTACCCTTCTCCAAAACCAAGAACCCCGCCTAA
- a CDS encoding QueT transporter family protein encodes MRINTKDLALTTIYAALYAALVFAFAPISYGPLQFRVAGALRPGISKKWVLAVGYALGALIGNLFTPFPLYYELAFMPVMSLLAGLAGYVVAKPFKGNYFVSGAVTAAIISVSVSWMLSQPLVANAPMVVTLPYLFVAEQIVCFLGAVVFTLIGRRFRWWKT; translated from the coding sequence TTGAGAATAAACACTAAGGATTTAGCTTTAACCACGATTTACGCTGCTTTGTATGCGGCGTTAGTTTTTGCTTTTGCACCTATATCGTATGGGCCTTTGCAGTTCAGAGTTGCAGGTGCCCTGCGCCCGGGCATTTCCAAGAAATGGGTTTTGGCGGTGGGTTACGCGTTGGGGGCGTTAATTGGAAACTTGTTTACGCCGTTTCCGCTGTATTATGAGTTGGCGTTTATGCCTGTGATGAGTTTGCTGGCGGGTTTGGCGGGGTATGTTGTTGCGAAGCCGTTTAAGGGGAACTATTTTGTTTCGGGCGCGGTGACTGCAGCAATTATTTCGGTGAGCGTGAGTTGGATGCTTAGTCAGCCGCTTGTTGCTAATGCACCTATGGTTGTGACTTTGCCGTATTTGTTTGTGGCAGAGCAGATTGTGTGTTTCCTTGGAGCGGTGGTGTTTACGTTAATTGGAAGAAGATTTAGATGGTGGAAAACATGA
- a CDS encoding glycosyltransferase, with translation MVGLNPLVSVIIPTYREEETIEGCLKSVVNQRFDEGSIESIVVDSHSPDNTREVAKRSATKVLDLRARGVGRARNAGAKAACGELLLFLDADTYLETDFVSQMYHDFIDPKVVCVSGILKNLELLKPLDRLFAVSHYNFTNKIADLTARLGFPMFPSVCCAARKAVFDRVGGFDEDIACGEDITFSRKMGRMGKCVVNNRATAYTSVRRISNCGKREMYSMYFKNYVRVFILNQRPWVQDFPHINTK, from the coding sequence ATGGTTGGTCTTAACCCTCTGGTGTCAGTGATTATTCCGACTTATCGTGAAGAGGAAACTATTGAGGGCTGTTTGAAGAGCGTTGTGAATCAGCGTTTTGACGAAGGCTCCATTGAAAGTATTGTGGTGGATAGTCATAGCCCAGATAACACTCGTGAGGTTGCTAAGCGAAGTGCAACTAAAGTTCTTGATTTGCGTGCCCGCGGGGTAGGTCGCGCCCGAAACGCTGGTGCCAAAGCTGCTTGCGGCGAGTTATTGCTGTTTTTGGATGCCGACACATACCTTGAAACCGACTTTGTATCCCAAATGTATCATGACTTCATCGACCCCAAAGTCGTCTGCGTCTCAGGTATCCTAAAAAACCTAGAGCTTCTCAAACCTCTTGACCGCCTTTTCGCAGTTTCCCACTACAATTTCACTAACAAAATCGCCGACTTGACCGCGCGGTTAGGTTTTCCCATGTTCCCCAGCGTCTGCTGCGCTGCCCGAAAAGCCGTCTTTGACAGGGTAGGCGGCTTTGACGAAGACATCGCATGCGGCGAAGACATAACCTTCTCGCGGAAAATGGGACGCATGGGCAAATGCGTAGTAAACAACCGCGCCACAGCTTACACTTCAGTTAGACGCATAAGCAACTGCGGAAAACGCGAAATGTACTCCATGTACTTCAAAAACTACGTACGCGTCTTCATCCTAAATCAGCGCCCATGGGTCCAAGATTTCCCCCACATCAACACAAAATAA
- a CDS encoding phosphoribosyltransferase family protein, giving the protein MSTHAEDLKLRLMTIELLRTAKYKRNITYRELASKTGLPVTVLSRYAKGHVLPNTSRAKQLWRVLTKLVGLETELRNRIKFDDTGYFDNTEIVGDYNILQQAANHALANFAGKRVTKVLTAATDGIPLATMVANALGVNLIVAKRNKEVGVKAFLEETFILGRDSGVTVTLYIPKDIIKKRDSVLIVDDMIKSGETQEALVTLVKKAKAEISGIFSLIAVGETWKKQLKLSNDAPIEVVTHLKSPFDPT; this is encoded by the coding sequence ATGAGCACTCATGCGGAAGACCTCAAGCTCAGGTTAATGACCATTGAGCTTTTACGTACCGCAAAATATAAGCGAAATATCACTTACAGGGAGTTAGCTTCCAAAACAGGTTTGCCAGTTACGGTTCTAAGCCGCTACGCGAAGGGTCATGTTCTGCCAAACACCAGCCGCGCAAAACAGCTCTGGCGCGTTTTAACCAAACTCGTAGGCTTAGAAACCGAGCTGCGTAACCGCATAAAATTTGATGACACAGGCTACTTTGATAACACCGAAATCGTAGGCGACTACAACATCTTGCAGCAAGCCGCCAACCACGCATTAGCCAACTTTGCAGGCAAACGTGTCACCAAGGTTTTAACCGCTGCAACCGACGGCATACCCTTAGCTACCATGGTCGCAAATGCTTTGGGCGTCAATCTTATTGTTGCTAAACGAAACAAGGAAGTAGGCGTCAAAGCCTTCCTTGAGGAAACCTTCATTTTAGGCAGGGATTCAGGTGTGACCGTCACGTTATACATTCCCAAGGACATCATCAAGAAACGCGACAGCGTGCTTATCGTCGACGACATGATCAAGAGCGGAGAAACCCAAGAAGCCCTCGTCACGTTAGTCAAAAAAGCCAAGGCAGAAATCTCTGGTATATTCTCCCTTATTGCAGTGGGCGAAACATGGAAAAAACAGCTAAAACTAAGCAACGACGCCCCCATCGAAGTCGTAACCCACCTCAAATCACCCTTCGACCCCACCTAA
- the ccsA gene encoding cytochrome c biogenesis protein CcsA, with amino-acid sequence MEFGTVFLVVAAVLLVSDFLVSALSKRNGKLESYGLLASVVTFALIAVSYVLFLEAFVGNNFSFVEVYSYSSSSLPVMSKIYASWGGARGSMLFLTLILGLFYMALRFQAYRKKEKFNITTSQIFSLIVIVFLIICLVRNPFEQFATVPLEGRGLNPQLQTFWMAIHPPIVFAAYAFVLLAYTLTLASMKNSRELENSNLFKFSTYMAWILLTVGIALGGVWAYEVLGWGGYWAWDPVETASLLPWLFLTAYFLFRSLFKKASYTKEFMILLIFTSLVFLSALTRGGFTQSVHSYAISPVAPIMMIFSFAMISYFFHLKKSKKQSLFKLETGKEAASKSGFLGFWAIMAIALVCFVGLAFQDFAYNSWTFPFVMVLVASIIGCCFDKKTPFIRLLLIALVSLGVGGLMVLLQFPDINPLATLSLPLLCVAFLAVVYKLIKVSIKKSSRQFGHSLVYLGIIVLLIGVFVSAGAKNTQTLNDLAPNKPAEELGVKIEISNFTVSISESKVYNEQIAASVPEYSTIRSDITIQYLGETYQSSLLANFYPNYGLVLRPTILSTPSGDVYLHFEYTEALYESLTQTLNDNNTLPRAVSVTVQTSPMIYLVWIGAGVIVASMALQVILDMKLKHRKTSN; translated from the coding sequence TTGGAGTTTGGAACTGTTTTTCTAGTTGTTGCTGCTGTGCTGTTAGTCTCTGACTTTTTGGTTTCAGCGCTATCAAAGAGAAATGGAAAACTTGAAAGCTATGGGTTACTTGCCTCTGTTGTTACCTTTGCTTTAATTGCTGTTTCGTATGTCTTATTTTTAGAAGCGTTTGTTGGAAACAATTTCTCTTTTGTAGAAGTTTATTCGTACAGTTCTTCAAGTTTGCCCGTTATGTCTAAGATCTACGCGAGTTGGGGCGGTGCTAGAGGTTCAATGCTTTTCTTAACGCTTATCCTTGGTTTGTTCTACATGGCGCTTAGGTTTCAAGCGTACAGAAAAAAAGAAAAATTCAACATAACAACAAGTCAGATCTTCAGTTTGATTGTAATCGTTTTCTTAATAATATGTTTAGTCAGGAATCCCTTTGAACAGTTTGCAACCGTCCCGTTAGAGGGAAGAGGACTTAATCCGCAACTGCAAACGTTTTGGATGGCTATCCACCCCCCAATAGTGTTTGCAGCGTACGCCTTTGTGCTACTGGCATACACGTTAACGTTAGCAAGCATGAAAAACAGCAGAGAACTAGAAAACAGCAACCTCTTCAAATTTTCAACGTACATGGCATGGATCCTTCTAACGGTTGGAATTGCCTTAGGCGGAGTTTGGGCATACGAAGTACTGGGTTGGGGAGGATACTGGGCATGGGATCCGGTGGAGACAGCATCTTTGCTGCCATGGCTATTTCTTACCGCATATTTCCTCTTTCGTTCCCTATTCAAAAAAGCAAGCTACACCAAAGAATTCATGATTCTCTTAATTTTTACAAGTCTTGTTTTCCTAAGTGCGCTTACAAGGGGCGGATTTACCCAATCAGTCCATTCTTACGCCATATCCCCTGTGGCACCCATCATGATGATTTTTTCCTTTGCCATGATTTCATACTTTTTCCACCTGAAAAAATCTAAAAAACAATCGTTATTCAAACTGGAAACAGGAAAAGAAGCGGCGTCAAAATCTGGTTTCCTTGGTTTTTGGGCTATTATGGCTATTGCGCTGGTTTGCTTTGTAGGTTTAGCTTTTCAGGATTTCGCATACAATAGTTGGACATTTCCGTTTGTGATGGTTTTAGTTGCATCGATAATTGGCTGCTGTTTTGATAAAAAAACGCCCTTTATTCGACTTTTACTAATAGCCCTTGTAAGTTTGGGCGTGGGCGGTTTGATGGTTTTACTCCAGTTTCCAGACATAAATCCCCTTGCAACGCTAAGTTTACCCTTGCTTTGCGTGGCTTTTTTAGCAGTCGTCTACAAGCTCATCAAAGTGTCCATTAAGAAATCAAGCAGACAATTTGGGCATAGTCTTGTTTACTTGGGAATAATTGTGCTGCTCATCGGTGTTTTTGTCAGTGCAGGCGCAAAGAACACACAAACGCTAAATGATTTGGCACCAAACAAACCAGCAGAAGAGTTAGGTGTAAAAATTGAAATTTCCAATTTCACAGTAAGCATTAGTGAATCCAAAGTTTATAATGAACAAATAGCTGCTAGCGTGCCAGAATATTCGACAATACGCAGCGACATTACAATTCAGTATCTGGGAGAAACATACCAAAGCAGTCTTTTAGCCAATTTCTATCCTAACTATGGTTTAGTATTAAGACCCACAATTTTAAGCACCCCTTCGGGAGATGTCTATTTGCATTTTGAGTATACAGAAGCACTTTATGAATCCCTCACGCAAACATTAAACGACAACAATACATTGCCAAGAGCTGTATCGGTAACAGTGCAAACCAGCCCAATGATATACCTTGTATGGATAGGAGCAGGAGTAATTGTCGCAAGTATGGCATTACAGGTCATTTTAGATATGAAGCTAAAGCATAGAAAGACTTCAAACTAA
- a CDS encoding cbb3-type cytochrome c oxidase subunit II: MSQLEKKLEEELERLERAIRKEIKVVEKKAHHYNLFPLAAGGLAVFLLMVSMVVAAPYMFLLDVPPSDRAHEYTQLEADGRTLYMSLGCFYCHSQQVRLSDWGIGNASLEGDYVFDSPHALGTERTGPDLAQIGGMRPTIWHQLHYQDPRSVSPGSVMPNFGFLTDSEIDSLIAYVKHLGQEDLEVDNSVSGGKAYHPDVPPQYFNASNPFAPIMMQVSMSYNAENGTYTGNSSLGEQWAAIFDAGKTSFTQRCLSCHGCSGNAQGPYARHVVTQPANLNQRISTYPGDYYHIWRVTEGVPGTAMPAWGLSLNETEIGLVSIYEMSFVLGSVRTISGDVSDAEGDNYAATVLNQPGISGTMQDYEKGKGIYTLYCAQCHGDSGEGNGPASINAPGGYIAPEPANFTESGQDFPNYGRWVWKVREGVETTNMPPWKWVLNDEEIYQVIFYEQGFSTSEDYNSKWAPLYSDSFGKNLTQNVTTDNIASHTAELAIIFAGVLLWSMNFHKLLIGWQRTKRTSLSHKINRRRFW, from the coding sequence ATGAGCCAACTTGAAAAGAAACTAGAAGAGGAACTAGAGCGACTTGAAAGGGCAATAAGAAAAGAAATCAAAGTCGTCGAAAAGAAGGCTCATCACTACAACCTGTTTCCCTTGGCAGCAGGTGGTTTAGCCGTGTTCCTTCTTATGGTTAGCATGGTTGTAGCCGCACCCTACATGTTCCTACTTGACGTGCCACCAAGTGATAGAGCTCATGAATATACACAACTTGAAGCAGACGGGAGAACCCTATACATGAGCTTAGGTTGCTTTTACTGCCATTCTCAGCAAGTACGTCTATCAGATTGGGGCATTGGAAACGCTTCGCTAGAGGGAGATTACGTATTTGACAGTCCACATGCCCTTGGAACCGAAAGAACAGGTCCCGACCTGGCACAAATCGGAGGAATGCGCCCCACAATTTGGCATCAACTGCATTACCAAGACCCTAGAAGTGTAAGCCCAGGGTCAGTAATGCCTAATTTTGGTTTTCTTACCGATAGCGAAATTGATTCTTTAATCGCTTACGTTAAGCATTTGGGACAAGAGGACTTAGAAGTAGATAACTCAGTTTCTGGTGGTAAAGCATATCATCCCGATGTACCGCCTCAATACTTCAATGCATCCAACCCGTTCGCCCCTATAATGATGCAGGTATCCATGAGCTACAACGCTGAAAACGGTACATACACAGGAAACTCCTCTTTAGGTGAACAATGGGCAGCTATTTTCGATGCAGGAAAAACCAGCTTCACCCAACGTTGCCTATCTTGCCATGGCTGTTCAGGCAATGCACAAGGACCATATGCAAGACATGTGGTAACGCAGCCAGCCAACCTGAACCAACGCATATCAACATACCCTGGAGACTATTACCACATTTGGCGAGTAACAGAAGGCGTACCAGGCACTGCTATGCCCGCGTGGGGGCTTTCGTTAAATGAGACGGAAATAGGGTTAGTATCCATTTACGAAATGAGTTTTGTTCTAGGCTCAGTTAGAACCATCTCAGGCGATGTTTCCGATGCAGAAGGCGACAATTACGCTGCAACTGTCCTAAACCAGCCAGGCATAAGCGGAACAATGCAGGACTACGAGAAGGGTAAAGGAATATACACTCTGTACTGCGCTCAATGTCACGGAGACAGCGGTGAAGGCAACGGTCCTGCGTCAATTAACGCACCTGGAGGATACATAGCACCCGAACCTGCAAACTTTACAGAATCAGGACAAGATTTCCCCAATTATGGTCGATGGGTCTGGAAGGTCAGGGAAGGCGTCGAAACTACGAACATGCCACCGTGGAAATGGGTTCTAAATGATGAGGAAATCTACCAAGTCATATTCTATGAGCAAGGGTTCAGCACGTCAGAAGACTACAATTCTAAATGGGCACCACTATATTCGGATTCCTTTGGAAAGAACCTAACTCAAAATGTCACCACAGACAACATAGCTTCACATACGGCAGAATTGGCAATTATCTTTGCAGGCGTGCTGCTGTGGAGCATGAATTTCCACAAGCTTTTGATAGGCTGGCAAAGAACAAAACGAACAAGTTTATCACACAAAATAAACAGGAGACGATTCTGGTGA
- a CDS encoding cbb3-type cytochrome c oxidase subunit I — protein MSNSEKREVLTKPPDLKSADSVSKLWFYFTIAWFPIFTIFGFLMAIKFFVPTFLVDSAWLTFGRIRPAHVNGLLFGFLSSGLIGIMYYIVPRLCRTSLYKPNIGKFTAVLWNVGVIAGVLMILSGNTQAREYAEMPWIIDIFIMAALVLIGINVIGTIMKRKEHKLYVSLWFYAAMFLWFPIVYFIGNVMWHPPSGALFGLTDAIFNWFYGHNVLGLWFTPFGFGLWYYFIPKLTKRALYSVTLSLISFFALAFFYTGVGGHHILQAPIPEWLKTIAVSTSALMMFSVLTFGANIGMTVRGSWDKILSNVPLRFILFGFINYIFVSIQGTFQAFRDMNLYLHFSQWPVMHSHLALYAAFGISIMGCMFWLVPRITGKKLYSKKLMDVTWWITFMGFIVFMAGMMLAGLVANASWYAHLTIAQTLPTLPAYFILRAVGGGIVVVSAFLFAINIMLTFLSKPIVHHENLENYGGAN, from the coding sequence TTGTCAAATTCCGAGAAGAGAGAGGTTTTAACTAAACCGCCTGACCTAAAAAGCGCAGATTCTGTTAGCAAATTATGGTTCTACTTCACTATTGCGTGGTTCCCAATCTTTACGATTTTTGGTTTTTTGATGGCGATAAAGTTTTTCGTTCCAACCTTTCTTGTTGACTCGGCATGGTTAACTTTTGGCAGAATCCGACCTGCGCATGTTAACGGTCTACTTTTTGGCTTCTTATCATCTGGATTAATCGGCATAATGTATTACATAGTCCCTCGCCTATGCAGAACCTCGCTGTATAAACCAAATATTGGAAAGTTCACCGCGGTTCTTTGGAATGTGGGCGTAATCGCGGGAGTTCTAATGATTTTAAGTGGCAACACCCAAGCAAGAGAATATGCAGAGATGCCCTGGATTATTGACATATTCATAATGGCAGCTTTAGTCTTGATTGGCATCAACGTTATCGGCACTATAATGAAGAGAAAGGAACACAAATTATACGTGAGCCTATGGTTTTACGCAGCAATGTTTCTTTGGTTTCCAATAGTGTACTTCATTGGAAACGTTATGTGGCATCCTCCAAGTGGAGCATTGTTTGGTCTAACCGACGCAATTTTTAACTGGTTTTATGGGCATAACGTCTTGGGTTTATGGTTCACGCCTTTTGGGTTTGGTTTGTGGTACTATTTTATTCCCAAACTAACAAAACGAGCATTATACAGCGTGACTCTCTCGTTAATCAGCTTCTTCGCGTTAGCCTTCTTCTATACAGGTGTAGGTGGACATCACATCTTGCAAGCGCCGATTCCAGAATGGCTCAAGACAATAGCGGTCTCAACAAGTGCGTTAATGATGTTTTCAGTTCTAACATTCGGAGCAAACATAGGCATGACTGTCCGAGGCTCTTGGGACAAAATCCTAAGCAACGTACCGTTAAGATTCATCCTTTTTGGCTTCATCAACTACATTTTTGTCTCTATCCAAGGCACTTTCCAGGCATTTCGTGACATGAATCTGTACCTTCACTTCTCTCAATGGCCAGTAATGCACTCTCATCTAGCATTATACGCAGCTTTTGGAATTTCCATAATGGGCTGCATGTTTTGGCTTGTACCACGAATTACCGGAAAAAAACTTTACAGCAAAAAACTCATGGACGTCACTTGGTGGATAACATTTATGGGTTTCATTGTCTTTATGGCGGGAATGATGCTTGCGGGACTTGTCGCTAACGCTTCTTGGTATGCCCACTTAACAATTGCTCAAACCCTGCCAACTCTTCCAGCATACTTTATTCTTCGAGCGGTGGGCGGTGGAATAGTTGTAGTCTCAGCATTCCTTTTTGCAATCAACATAATGCTAACTTTCCTCTCAAAACCAATTGTCCACCATGAGAACTTGGAAAATTATGGAGGTGCCAACTAG
- a CDS encoding DMT family transporter: MLGIAIALLSAATSGLSIVLVRKYSDHSNTFNISLILTVVGMAILWPAALIASEENLAISVGAVAFFAVSGVLSPGIVRLLYYKGMSKLGAPVTSAVYATNPLYSSLLAVLLLGEVLTNWNIIGVAAIIVGIVLMEINPSRSLSQAKRQRRYLLLPAIAAFTLGVSSIIRKYALDISNMPILGVAIAYTFSLAPYAFMLAMHRPTQRKLNFKKNLRWFWAAGIGQAITWLLAFYALNIEQVSITMPLLATEPLFVGAFAIVYLKELEQISAWLLASIAITVFGVICITL; this comes from the coding sequence ATGTTAGGCATTGCTATTGCTTTGCTGTCTGCGGCGACTTCAGGGTTATCCATAGTCTTAGTCAGGAAATACTCGGACCATTCAAACACCTTCAACATAAGCCTCATCCTAACCGTCGTGGGTATGGCAATTTTGTGGCCTGCAGCGCTAATTGCATCGGAGGAAAACCTTGCAATAAGCGTTGGGGCGGTGGCGTTTTTTGCAGTCAGCGGAGTATTGTCCCCAGGAATTGTCAGACTCCTGTATTATAAGGGCATGAGCAAGCTGGGGGCACCTGTAACGTCAGCGGTTTACGCGACCAATCCGTTGTATAGTTCGCTTTTGGCGGTTTTGTTGCTGGGGGAAGTTTTGACGAACTGGAACATCATTGGCGTTGCAGCCATCATCGTGGGCATCGTGCTCATGGAAATCAACCCGTCACGCAGCCTTAGCCAAGCCAAACGGCAACGAAGATACCTGCTACTCCCCGCCATAGCCGCATTCACCCTAGGCGTATCGAGCATAATTCGAAAATACGCCCTAGACATATCCAACATGCCCATACTTGGAGTCGCCATAGCCTACACGTTCTCGCTTGCCCCCTACGCGTTCATGCTGGCGATGCACAGACCCACCCAGCGAAAACTAAACTTCAAAAAGAACCTGCGATGGTTTTGGGCAGCAGGAATCGGACAAGCAATAACGTGGCTCTTAGCATTTTACGCCCTAAACATCGAACAAGTAAGCATAACCATGCCACTTCTGGCAACCGAGCCCCTGTTCGTGGGAGCATTTGCGATAGTTTACCTCAAAGAATTAGAACAAATCTCCGCGTGGCTACTAGCAAGCATAGCGATAACGGTTTTTGGAGTAATCTGCATCACCCTATAA